The following nucleotide sequence is from Pseudomonas sp. RC10.
GTGGTGCCCACGCCAACCACCAGGTAATCCAGCGCCGGAAATGCGATGTGAATCGAGCGCGCCGTGGTTTGCTCATGGGTGCGGGCGTTGGCCGGGTTGCTGTACTGGTTGAGCCACAGATAACGCGGATCGCGGCCCACGGTGTCGCGGATGTAGCGAATGCGAGTGCCCAGGTAGCCGTCGTTATCGTCGCGCTCGGTGACAATCACGATCTGCGCGCCGAAGGCTTCCATCATCTTGATGTTGTGCAGGTTGGTGTTGGGGTCGACCACACAACAAAACTTGTAGCCTCGCTCCGCGCAGATCATTGCCAGGGCCACACCGAGGTTGCCCGAAGATGACTCGATCAACACCGTGTCCCTGTGGATAAGTCGGCGCTCGGCGTAGGAGTCGATCAGGCCGATGGCGGTTTTCATCTTGATCGAACCGGCTGGGTTACAGGACTCCAGCTTGAGGTGCAGATTCTCGAACCCTAACCCCTTGAGCCGGACGAAGTTCGAATCGCCCACGATATGCGAGATGAAGTTCATGGCCGTGCCTCAGCCCGTGCGGCCATTGAGCGCTTGGGATGTGCCACCACCGGCGCCAGTTGCCGAGGTTGCGTGGCGAGCAAGGCGTCGGTCAGTTGCTGGGCGCGCAGTGCGACCATGGAAAACGACTGCGCGTCGCTAATGCCGTGGGTTTTTTCTGACGTGCCGTTGGCCAGAATCTGCACGCCCTCGCTGTGTTGAAGGCCCACGCGGTAGTGGCGGTCCACGGCCAGATGGCCGTCTTCTTCGCGCAGCAACCAAGGTTGCAGCAAGGTGAGCAACGGCGGCACCGCGAGCTGTTCATAACCGGTGCCGAGGACGATGCCATCGACATAAAGCGTGGTTTCAAGCCCCGTGTTGCTGTCGCGCAGGACGACGGAATACGCGTCGCCCACCTGCTCCACCGAGATGACGCTGGACCACGTGTGCAGGTTCAAACGCTGATGCCCGCTGACTTCGCCTTCGTACATGAAGGAGTACAACGCCTGACTTTCGTCAGCGTCGATGCCTGCGTAGTTGGTCGAACGGATCTCGTCGAACACCTTGCTGCGACTGGACGGGTCCAGTTGGTGGAAGTAATCGACCTGCTCTGGCAAGAACGCCATGTTCGGAAACTGCCCCAGTTGCCCGACCCGGAAACCCACGCCCCTGTGGACAGAATGCACTTGGGTGGTTGGCGCGGCACCGAGCAGATGCGCCACCGCCTCGCCTGCACTTTGGCCCGACCCCAGCACCAGCCAGCGCTGGGCAATCGGGCCGCCGCCCAGGTGAATGTTCTTCAGGTACTGCGAGGTGTGGAAAACCCGCCCGCCCAAGTGAGGGCTGAACGCTTCGGGAATGTTGGGCAAACTGCCGTGGGAAAGCACCAGCCGCTTTGTACGATAGGTCCCTTGAGCGGTGACCACATCCACTGCGCGCAAGATGCCTTTTTCCGCAACGGGCAACACATCCAGCACACCTTCATCGTAGGAGACGTAGTCTTTTAATTGCGCGGCGACCCACCCGATGTAGTCTGACCATTCCACACGGCTTGCGGGACGTCCCAGCAGACCGAACTTGTACAGCCGCCCTTTTTCCTTGAGGTACATCGCGAAGGAGAAACGGCTGCGGGGATTGCGCGGCGTCACCAGGTCGCGAAAGACGTGGTGGTTGATGTCAGTGCCCGCAAGCAGGAAGGCGCCGTGCCAAGTCGAATCGCGCCCTTTCTCAAAAAAACGGACGCGCTGAAACGGCTTCTTGCCGTTGTCCTCCGCTTCGTCTTCCAGCGCACAGGCCAGTGCGATACCGGCGGGACCGAAGCCGACCGACACAACGTCCAGCTCCTGACGCAAACCCTCGATTTCAAACTGATTCATGGTGGTTCTTCCTGAAAGGTTCAAAGACTTGGCGAGCCGAGAGCGGCCCGATTCAACACAGCAGCCGTCTTTCATGGACGCGCTTGTCGGCGTAGACCCAAAGCGAAACCCGGGCGTGATCGTTTTCCCCATCGCTGAAACGGATAGGGCCTGCGGGTGTGGAAAACTCATCCGAACGCAGCGCCGTTAGCAGCCTGCGGTGCTGGCGAACGGCGAGGTCTATCAGAGAGAACGCGGCCAACGTCTCGATGGCGTAGACCGGCGCCGATTCGCCGTAAATCCGTTGGTACGCCCGATCCACTGATTGGGCCTCGGGCAGATCGCTGGCGATGGGAAAGCTGACCACGTAAACGACGCCGGTCTGCGGTAATCCGCTCACCAACGCAGGTGACGCAGCATCGTCGGTGAAAAACAGCGGTAATCCACAACCGGAAAGGCGGTTTTCCACAAGGAACTGGCGGCTGGCTTTCAATCGTCCACAAAACACCAGCGCGTCGGCTTGAACGGTGTCTTGAACAATCTGCACTGTGGATAACTTTGCGGCGTTCTCAAGCTCTTTTAACTGGCGCTGACCGTGCAGGCTTTGATCGGCGTACAGCGCAAGCTTGAACAGGCCCTGAGTTTCAGCAAACGCCAGCAGCCGTTTTGCCAACACCTTGTCTGATGCACATACCCTGAACGTCGTGCGGCCCTCTTCGGTCAGGGCCGCAGCGGTCGAGGCCGGGAGGATCAGCGGAATGCCAGCCTGTGCATAACTCTCCACTACGGCGGCAGCGGACTCGGACGCGAAATGGCCGATCACCGCGTCCACCCGCGCCTCGATTAAACGCTCGGCCGCCGCACGACCGCCATCAGCCGTGGCGCCATCGTCGAAATAAAAATGCTGCGCACGCCGGATGTGGCTGAATAAATGGCTTGAGAGGTATACGCCACGCAAAAAGCTGCGGGCATGCAGCGTGGTGCCGACGTCCAACGCGGCGCAGATACCCAGGCGCATCATGACAATGCCACCTCGGTGAACCGGCTGGGGTTGAACGCTTTCATGATCGAGCGATGGTCAGCATCCATCGACACACCCGCCGTCAAACCGCGGAGTTCGAAAGACAGCAACTCTGCGACGCTAGGCGCCATCTTGAAGCCGATGCCACAAAAGCCTGTGGCCAGATAAATGTGGCTGTTGGCGCTGGAACGACCCACCAGCGGCCGACCGTCATCGGTGTAAGCGTCCCACGCGACCTGGGTGACGACCGGAAGGCTGTGTTGCGTGTCAAAGCCCAGCTTGGCGATACGGGCCATCACGTCCTGTTCGTTATCCATCACAGACAGGTTCAAGTGGCTTGCGTGGTCCGCGCGATGACGACGCTGCCCGCCCACTTGCATCAAGGTGCGTCCAAGCGGCAGCAAATAGGTGTTCAGATGATGCGCGATGACCGGCATGCTCGGGGCTTCGTCGCAACTCACCCGAGTAAACGGAATGGTGCGGGCGTGCACCACGCCAGGCGGCCTCGGCAGCGGACCATCAGCACCGCAGGCGTCGACGACCCAGGTCGCCTCCAGACACAATTTGCCCGCGTGCACTTGGACTGAGCCTTCGAGTTCGACGCATTTATCCACCGCGAGATGATCGAGAAACGTTGCCTTCTCACTGACGTAACGGCACAGGTTCGAGACCGCCGACAAGGCATCGACCATGCCGCCATCACGCTCGATGAGCAGGCATTCGTCATCGCAAAAGGCGCTGAAGCGACCGTTGTCCAGCGCGCTGACCGACGCATGCAGCTCGACGTTTTGCGTGCCCACGGCATCGAGATAACGGCCGCAGATTTCAGAATTGGCAATGTACGCGACGCCAGTGCGTTTCAGGGCCTGTTCGAACACGGCATGAACGATCCCGGTCGTGCCGTGATGCGCGCCGCGTCGAGTCAGCGGGCGCAACGCGGGGTCCAGCTCCAGAGCCCGAACGATGCCGCCGGTATCACGCGTTGCCCCTTGGCCGCCGCCGATGCCCTTTTCCATAAGGGCAACGTCGAGGCCGCTTTCGACGAGCGCTGCGGCAATCGACGCGCCCATGACACCCGCGCCGATCACGATCACATCGAATGACGTCTTCATCAGCGTCTCCTGATCAGATCTCGTACTCAACGGCGCTGACGTACACCAGCTGATGAAATACTTCGTTCTCCGTGAAACGGCAGTAGCGCAGAATCTGCTTGGCCAAATCCGGAAACACTGGCGCACCAATCGCCCCGATCAACGCCATGTAAGGGAGGATGCGTTTGCCAAGCAATTGGCGATCACGGGCCGCGTTGATCACGTCGCTAAGCAAGACGGCCAGGCCTTTCATGCTGAAGTGATCCACCGAAGTCACTTCGAACCAGCGGGCCACCAGCAGCTTGATCGCCGCAGCATCAGCCGACGTGACCTTCAGGCTGTCGCCCTCCACGCGCTCCCGCTCGGCCTGCGCGGCGAGTTTCACCAGCACCTCGTTGAAAGTTTGCTCGCGCCAGGCGGCGAATTTTTCGACATCGAAGTCATCGGTGTCTTGTTCCGGCGCAATCAAAGCCAGATAGAACCGGGCGCTGTCGGTGCAGGCGTCGGCCACCAGGTCCCGGGCCCAGATCGCGTAATTGCGGCTGGTGGAGAGGTTTTTGCCGTTCAGGGTCAGGAATTGATTGGTATAGAAGGTCTGACGCATGCGGTAGCTGTGCATGGTTTGGAGCAGCGCGGGGTAAACCATCATGTGGCTGAACGCGCAGTCGTAGCCAAGGAAATGCACCAATCGGCCTTTGCCCGAGCGGCAGTACTCGTCGTATTCCCAAGGCGCGTGCTTGTGTTCGTTGAGGTATTCGCGGAACGCGCCGAGATAACCCGACAGGCCCATCACCCACGTGTGAATGCGTCGGCTGCCGTCGGGCTTGAGGTCTAAGCCGCCGTCGTGAGGACGTGTGATGCCCCAATCAATCGGCCCGATTTCGAACTCTTCGTTGAGGAAGCGGCGAATGAAGGGGCGCAGCGGAGCGTGTTCGAAAGTGCTCTGTAGATGGCTGCGGAAGTTGGACAGCGCCAGGAACTCACGCTCGACCGGTCGCCAGATCATCTGGGACGAACACAATTTGCAGCGAAACTCGGTCATCTTCGACGCGTTGGGCGTGTGGGCGCATTCCTCGCACTGGCTGGCGTCGGAGTCAGAACCGCAATGATCGCAATTGCCCCGCCCAAACGCCTCATAGCCCCATTTTTCGCACTGTTCACAGTAGGGTTCCTGGCTGACTTTTCTGTAAATGGCCCCCGCCTTCATCGCCGATTCGTAGGTTTCTTCGACCGCCTTCTTGAAATAGTTATTGCGATAAGGGCGCATCCAGAAATCAACTTCAATCCCCATCTTTTTCAGGGTGTCGTTGATCTTGTCGGTGTTTTCCAGCGCCAGCTCCTGGGGCGATCGGTCCAGTTCGATGCCACGGCGCAGCATGTAGGACTGATAGTCATCGGAATAGGAAACCAGCGTGCAATCATGCCCGCGCTGGCGTTGTGCGCGGGTGTAGATGTCCGCAGCCAGAAACGGCCCGGCCATGTGACCGATGTGCAGGTCGCCGTTCGGGGTGGGCGGTGTAATGGTGACCAGGAGCTTGCCCATTACGAAGCCCTCTGATCGGACACGTCATGGATCGTCGCTTTTTGCAGCGCGAACTCGTTCAGGGCGACGGCCTGTTGGGCGTCTTCGTCGAGGAAACGGTTGGCCGAATCGCGGTCCCACCAGACCACGTAGAAGTGAAAATCTTCGTCGGTGTCGTTAAGGACGTAATGGTCGGTGTGTTTCGGAATGGCGGCGATATCGCCCATGGTGAAGGGGTAGGTCTGATCGACAACGACCAGCTTGGCCGTGCCTTTTATGCCGATGAAGAACTCTTGATCGATCTGGGTGTGGGACAGGGACTTGGTGCCGGGACGGACAACGCACCAACCGCCGCCAATCGGGGTCGGATAACCGTCCCACGGCAACAGCCGGGACCCGTCCAGATCGTATTCATGAACCAGTTTGTCCCACGCCATGGGACGGAAAATTTGAAAGCCTGTCATGAAGTGTCTCCTTCAACCCGGAGCATCCTTGCTCGTTGTTTTGCCGGCGCTAGCCAAGGCTTAACGACGCCGTTGAGTTGAGGGATAAGCTGAAGAAATTCGGGAAGGGGAGCAAACAAGAAATATGCAATCAGTGGTTAAGTTTGACTTAACTCAAGTTTGCTTAATCATCATGCTTATCAAGTGGTTAACAGATTATTTGGCGCGAAATGTTTGCTCAATTGACGCTAAAGCAGGGCTTAACTGTCGCGATAAAAAGGGGCGGATGTATTGAAACCTGAGAGAGCGAATTCATTCGCGAAAAATGGATCAGTCGCTATAAATGCATCGTCTGAACTGACTTTTCGCGAATGAATTCGCTCCCTCAGGGGGGCCGCGATTCTCCAGCAGGTAGCATGTGAACGGTATAGCCGCCGTGGATAGGCACCCCACTCCTCAGCGCGTCGTGAATTCCCGTTGGCTGGCTATCGCCTGGGACACCAGCCAATCCCGGAACTGACGGCTGGATTTAGGCAGGATGGCGGTCTCGTCGTAGACCAGGTAATACGCAATGGGCGTGTCGATCGTCGCGCGAAACGGCACCACCAGCCGCCCAGACGCCAGCTCCTCGCGCACCAGCGACCGACGCACCAGTGCGATGCCCATGCCCGCCAACGCAGCCTCGATCACCCCGTTGGAATCCACAAATACTGAGCCCCTGTGCACCGCAGCTTCAGCGTCCTCGATGCCCACCGCCCGCAGCCACAGCGCCCAGTCTTCACGGTGTTCGTCGTGCAGCAGGTTGTAATTCTTCAGATCGATGGGCGATGACAGAAAGCGCGACTCCGGCAGCAGGCTCGGCGCGCATACCGGCTGCAAACGGTCGTTGATCAGCATCTCGACCTCCAGACCCGGATAGCGTCCAAGCCCGTGGCGCACGGCGAAATCCACCCCGTCGCCCAACAGGTCAACCAATCGATTGGTCGTGCTGATCAACACTTCGATGCCAGGGCAGATCGCCTGAAAATCCGGCAGGCGCGGCAACAGCCATTGCATCGCAAAACCGCTGGTGCAACTGACCGTGATGGTATTAGGGCCGTTGTCGCTCATCAGCCGCTGAGTCGCGTCTGAGATCTGGCCTAATGCGGGGCGGATCGCGCGTAAGTAAATCTTACCTTCGGGGGTCAGCTCCAGACGCTTGGTGTTGCGGATGAACAGCGTGACGCCCACGGCTTTTTCCAACTTGGCGATCTGTTGGCTGATCGCCGCCGGGGTGACGAAAAGCTCGCCCGCCGCGCTCTTCATGCTGGCGTGACGCCCCGTCGCTTCAAAGCAAAGCAACGCGTACAAGGGCGGGAATTTCATGCCGGTCCTTAGTTAAGAAAATCAGTTAAGAAAATCTAATGTGCGTTAGAAAAGCTCGCTTGAGCACGACTGGAGAGACTGCTCAAATCATCACACCCCGGCTCGACAAGCGTCAATCCACAACTTTCGCGCCGTCCGTTTCAAGCATTGGATTTGGGAAGGAAGTGCTATGCGTCCATCTGATTATGTTCGACTGCTTCTCCTCGCTGCGATCTGGGGAGCAAGTTTTCTGTTCATGCGCGTGGCCGCCCCGGTATTAGGCGCATTGCCTACCGCATTCTTCCGGGTATCAATCGCCGCCATCGGTTTATTCGTCATCCTGGCGATGTTTAAAACCCGCCACGATTTCCAGGGCAAACTCAAAGCGACCATGGTGCTGGGTATCATCAACTCGGGTATTCCGTTTTTGATGTACAGCATGGCGGCGTTGCTATTACCCGCCGGATACTCCGCCATTCTCAATGCCACCACGCCGTTAATGGGCGTCTTGATCGGGTCCATGTTTTTCAATGACACGCTGACTCCGAAAAAAGCAGCGGGTGTATTGGTGGGCTTGTTGGGGATCACCTTGTTGACCACCACCGGCCCGATGACCTTCACCAGCACGGTGGTGATGGGTGCTCTGGCCTGTTTGGTCGCAACCACTTGCTACGGCGTGGCAGGGTTTCTCACCCGCCAGTGGATTGCCGACAAAGGCGGTCTCGACGCCAAACTCGTCGCGTTTGGCAGTCAAATCGGCGCTACGCTGTTTCTCGTGCCGTTCTTCGGCATCTCGGCCACCGTCAACCCGCCCGTCAGCTGGGGAGATTCAACGGTCTGGTTGTCCCTTCTCGCGGTGGGTTTTGTGTGTACGGCCTGCGCCTACATTCTGTATTTCCGGCTGATTGCTGACATCGGCCCCGTCCGCTCACTGACCGTCACCTTTTTGATCCCGCCATTCGGGGTGCTCTGGGGCGTGATGTTCCTGGATGAACATTTGTCGGCGGGTCATCTGTACGGTGGCGGGCTGATTTGTCTAGCCGTGTGGTTCGTGCTCAGCAAGAGCACGCCCAAACCGTTACCCGAATCACGGGACAACCCCGCCACTACCTGATTCACGCACTTATCCACAGCTGAATCCGTAACGAGACTGTCTGGTGGCGACCGCCAGACTCGGCCTTTCTTCGCCCGGCATTTACTCATGGATCTGCCGGACCGGAGATAACGACACGTTCTGGAATGACTGACATGGCATCACTCACACACGCGTTCACCCTTCAGCTTTCGGGCTGTGGCATCCGGGCGGAGTCAGTACGATGAGCAGAGCGATTCCCTTGATTGCCCTTCGCACCTTCGTCGAGGTGTGCAAGGTGGGCAGTATGAAACGCGCCGCCGATCACCTGTGCGTCTCCCCCGCCGCCATCAGCCAGCAGATCAAAGGGCTGGAAGATCAGATTGGAAAACGCCTGTTCGAACGCGACGCCAAAGGCATTCAGCTCACCACCAGTGGCCGCAGCCTGTTCGATGAGCTGTCCGACACCTTCGACGTGATCGAAAAAGCCTGGTCTGGCGCGGCCCTCAAACAGCCTCGCCAGACCCGCCTGGTCATCAGCACCACGTCCACCATCGCCAGCTCCTGGCTGATCCCCGCGCTGGGAAGTTTCAAAGAGCGGTGCCCGACCATCGAAATCTCGATACAGATTTGCAATGGCCTCTCGGATCTCAAGCATGGCCATGTGGATATCTCTATTCAGCGAGAAATGGCCAGCAGCCCGGACAACCATGCCACCCGCCTCTGGTCGTCTTATTTGATCCCCGTGTGCAGTCCAAACTTGCTTACCAAACAACGGACCATCGACAGTCCACAAGACTGCCTGACTTATCCACTGCTCCAAGACACCGAACGCAACTACTGGAAGGTGTGGATGAATGCGTTCGGTGTGAACAACCGCAAAATGATCCAGGGATCGAGTTATGGCGATGAATCCCTGTTGATAAGTGCCGCTTGTGCGGGCCAAGGGATTGCCTTGGTCAACAACGTGTTTGCGTCCGAAGCCCTGCGCTCCAAGCGCCTGGTGCAAGTGACCAACGCTACGTCCGAACTGAAATTCGACTATTTCGTTTACTGCGCCAAAGAGCGGCGTGAGGAATGGGCGATTGTCGAGTTCATGAAATGGGCGGTGCAGCAGGCAGGCAAGACGGTAAAGGGGCATGTTTGTGAAGCAGCGAGTGTGCACAAGGTCGCGTGAATTCAAACACCTGCGAGGTTTGACCGGCGTCTTATTTACACCCTCTTTTTAAACCACTTACGAGTGGTTTTTTTCCTCCATTCATTCCTGTGAACGATAGTACGTCAGCCTCCAGACAGGCGGAGCGGGATACAGTGAATGGCATTCAAGTCTTCACGTATGATGCGGCGCCTGCGCTCGGGTGCCTTTTGCGCCCAATCCCATACCCCCGTTTTCGCCCTGTGACCGTCAGAGGTTTTCCTCGCGATACCTGAGGCAGAAAGGCTTTTTAGAATAATCAGAATGCAAACGATCAAAACCCTCAGTCGGCGCTTCAAACAAAAAAAATACCTGCTGGTCGCCATCGCTGTCCTCGTCGCATTGGCCGTTGCATGGGCGGTCCACTCTCACTCGGTCGTTGAACGAAAGGCTCGCAGAGCCATGCTGCCACGCGTCTTACCCACCGTGCAGACTCACGACCTCGGCGGCTCGTCGACGCTGACGCTGTTCGTGCCCAATGTGTCGAAAAAAACCATCGTCATCGCTGTGCCTGTGGACAACGACCTGGAAACCAAGCGCCTGCGCAAACTGAGTTTCGATGCCTCCGCCACCGTGGTGAAGATCGAACTTTCACCTTCCGATTGCCTGCAGGCCCTTCGCAAATTCGACGAGTCCTTGCGACGCTTCGCGCCGACTGCCGATATTGTCGTAGGGCTCGATGAAGAGGCCATGCTGGCGCAGCGTTGGCTCTCACTGCAAACAAATGAACGGGCAATCGCCGTTTCGCTGACGACCGATGGCATTGGGGAGGCCAGTAAGGAAGTCTGCGCAGACCCCGCCACCGTGCTCCCGTCAAAAGGGACATGGCACAACCTGACGTCGAACAAATTGACTGTTTGGGAAAACGGCGTCGCCACTCACGTCACAACACCGATGACGCCGAAAAAGCTGATTTCCGAGGAACTGGAAACGTATCTGCGTCATACGATTCTCAACATCCCCGAACTGAACATGCTCAACAAGCTGCCGTTGATTGAACTGCCTGCCGCCAGCCCCGGCGATACACTGACGCTCTTTTATTCAGGTGATGGCGGTTGGCGGGGACTGGACAAACGCGTTTCGGAACATCTGTCCGACGCCGATATCGCCGTCGTCGGCGTCGATGCGCTGGAGTATTACTGGGACTTCAAAAGCCCGGAAAAAAGCGCCCAAGAGTTGTCCCAAATGATGGAGCACTACCGCCAGAAATGGGGCATCAAACACTTCATCCTCACCGGTTATTCGTTTGGCGCTGATGTACTTCCCGCGCTCTACAATCGCTTGCCTGTTACCGATCAGGCCGATGTTCAGAGCATTGTGCTGCTGTCGTTCGCACGTAGCGCCAACTTCGAAATCCGCATCGAAGGCATGATGGGAAAAGACACCGGCAAATACCCGACAGGCCCGGAAATGGCAAAGCTGCCCGCCAATAAAGTGTTCTGTGTGTACGGCACGGATGAAGCGCGCAAGAGCGGATGCACGGACGCCACCGTCGTCGGAAAGACCCTTGGGATTCCCGGGAACCACCACTTCAATGACGATTACGACACGTTGTCCACCTACCTGATCGACTTCATCAAGAGATCATAAGAGGGGTCATCACGGTATATCCGTCATAACACGCGGGTCAGGGCTCTGCGCGACCGGGCGCATGATGCACCAGATTGGCGAGTTCGACCTTATCGGTCAGTCCCAGCTTGGCGTAAATCTCTCGCAGGTAATGCCGTACCGTTGCTGGCGACAATCCCAGAGAGCGCGCGATTTCCTTGTATGACTGCCCGCAGGCAAATGCCGCGGCTACTTGCGATTCGCGCGGGGTCAGACTGTCCAGGGCTGATACGGCCGAAATGCTCAACAGGCTAAGACCACCCGCCGGTTTCAAGGTAAAACCGAGTCTTGCAAATCTCACTGCCGAGCCGCGAGGCACATTGAGCAGACCCTGTATCAGCGGCTCAGGCAGCGTGGGGCCGCACCAGTGCGGCCAGACCGAACGAACGAGCTCACGAAAGCGCGGTGGCGGATCCAGCACGGCAAATTGCAGGTCGACGAACACGCAACTCATGACGGTCGAGGCGTCGGCTGCCCCCGCATAATGGTCCTGACGTCGCGAAAGATTGTGGCGCCACGCCAAATTGACGTGAGGCATCAGAAACTGTTTGGCCCACACATCTGACTTGTCGAAGGCGGCGCTTCGGCCGCATCGAAACAATGAAAGAAACAGGAAGTCGTCGTCTCGTCCCGGCAATCTGTAGGCCGTACACAGGGCGTACTTGTTGCCAACGTCGGCATTGATCTCGTAAAGCCCCTCAGTGCTGTGCAATTCCTGAGTGCCGAAACGCACGGTGCGCGTCGGCGCATCGTTCACACTCATCGCCAATCGGTCATCGCCGGTACACGTTTGCCATTTCTCGACATACGAGTCGGGGAGATTGGCCTGGTATGAACTCAGCAGGGTAAAGCCCGCCGCAGTGGGGGACATGATGCCCCACCAGGCTCGATCGAAGCCGATCACCTGATCGATCTGGTTCAACACCTGCTCTTGAAAGACTTCCGCGTCCGCTTCAAAGGCTGATGTGTTGATGTTCAAAACCACGTCGCCGCAATCTGTGAGCGTTTTCAACATGGGTGACTCCTGGGACGCTGTCGTCCGGTGGCTGCAAGCGGCAGAACCAAGCAGTCGCACTCCATTGCGTCAATCAGGCCTCCTCGTGGCACGTCACACTGGCTTGAAGCACACCCCGTTCATTTGAACGATGGGATTACCCAATGGGCGCTCCTACAGTGGCCGCGTGCCTTACATTTTTATGTCAGGCAATTCCTACCACCTTTCTTTGGGTTTTACCAAAGGATTCCACGGACGCCTGCCATGCCTACATCACAATTAATTCGCGGCTCCTCTCTCATTCGGCTCTGGTTCGTGGCCAACGCGATCGTGTTGATGCTGCCACCGCTTCACTGGTTAGTGAACGATCACCAGACACCTATCGCTGGCCTTGCGCCGACACTCTTTTATTTCATCGCGATCTGCATCTCGATCACGGCCAGCGTCGTGGCGGCATACATGCAGGAATCCGAAGCGGGAGAACT
It contains:
- the sbnA gene encoding 2,3-diaminopropionate biosynthesis protein SbnA → MNFISHIVGDSNFVRLKGLGFENLHLKLESCNPAGSIKMKTAIGLIDSYAERRLIHRDTVLIESSSGNLGVALAMICAERGYKFCCVVDPNTNLHNIKMMEAFGAQIVIVTERDDNDGYLGTRIRYIRDTVGRDPRYLWLNQYSNPANARTHEQTTARSIHIAFPALDYLVVGVGTTGTLMGCVQYFRKHSPRTKIIAVDSAGSVTFGQAPGKRFIPGLGSSQIPPIFRANHLHKQQVVDERATVAMCRWLAKSNGVLAGGSTGTVVAGLAAPSLEIPKDAVVVAISPDAGERYLETIYNDEWVMQKFGRAELAALSSQPISRYLNTYVHTFEGEALNV
- a CDS encoding SidA/IucD/PvdA family monooxygenase, with protein sequence MNQFEIEGLRQELDVVSVGFGPAGIALACALEDEAEDNGKKPFQRVRFFEKGRDSTWHGAFLLAGTDINHHVFRDLVTPRNPRSRFSFAMYLKEKGRLYKFGLLGRPASRVEWSDYIGWVAAQLKDYVSYDEGVLDVLPVAEKGILRAVDVVTAQGTYRTKRLVLSHGSLPNIPEAFSPHLGGRVFHTSQYLKNIHLGGGPIAQRWLVLGSGQSAGEAVAHLLGAAPTTQVHSVHRGVGFRVGQLGQFPNMAFLPEQVDYFHQLDPSSRSKVFDEIRSTNYAGIDADESQALYSFMYEGEVSGHQRLNLHTWSSVISVEQVGDAYSVVLRDSNTGLETTLYVDGIVLGTGYEQLAVPPLLTLLQPWLLREEDGHLAVDRHYRVGLQHSEGVQILANGTSEKTHGISDAQSFSMVALRAQQLTDALLATQPRQLAPVVAHPKRSMAARAEARP
- a CDS encoding ABC transporter substrate-binding protein; the encoded protein is MMRLGICAALDVGTTLHARSFLRGVYLSSHLFSHIRRAQHFYFDDGATADGGRAAAERLIEARVDAVIGHFASESAAAVVESYAQAGIPLILPASTAAALTEEGRTTFRVCASDKVLAKRLLAFAETQGLFKLALYADQSLHGQRQLKELENAAKLSTVQIVQDTVQADALVFCGRLKASRQFLVENRLSGCGLPLFFTDDAASPALVSGLPQTGVVYVVSFPIASDLPEAQSVDRAYQRIYGESAPVYAIETLAAFSLIDLAVRQHRRLLTALRSDEFSTPAGPIRFSDGENDHARVSLWVYADKRVHERRLLC
- a CDS encoding FAD-binding oxidoreductase, coding for MKTSFDVIVIGAGVMGASIAAALVESGLDVALMEKGIGGGQGATRDTGGIVRALELDPALRPLTRRGAHHGTTGIVHAVFEQALKRTGVAYIANSEICGRYLDAVGTQNVELHASVSALDNGRFSAFCDDECLLIERDGGMVDALSAVSNLCRYVSEKATFLDHLAVDKCVELEGSVQVHAGKLCLEATWVVDACGADGPLPRPPGVVHARTIPFTRVSCDEAPSMPVIAHHLNTYLLPLGRTLMQVGGQRRHRADHASHLNLSVMDNEQDVMARIAKLGFDTQHSLPVVTQVAWDAYTDDGRPLVGRSSANSHIYLATGFCGIGFKMAPSVAELLSFELRGLTAGVSMDADHRSIMKAFNPSRFTEVALS
- a CDS encoding methionine--tRNA ligase → MGKLLVTITPPTPNGDLHIGHMAGPFLAADIYTRAQRQRGHDCTLVSYSDDYQSYMLRRGIELDRSPQELALENTDKINDTLKKMGIEVDFWMRPYRNNYFKKAVEETYESAMKAGAIYRKVSQEPYCEQCEKWGYEAFGRGNCDHCGSDSDASQCEECAHTPNASKMTEFRCKLCSSQMIWRPVEREFLALSNFRSHLQSTFEHAPLRPFIRRFLNEEFEIGPIDWGITRPHDGGLDLKPDGSRRIHTWVMGLSGYLGAFREYLNEHKHAPWEYDEYCRSGKGRLVHFLGYDCAFSHMMVYPALLQTMHSYRMRQTFYTNQFLTLNGKNLSTSRNYAIWARDLVADACTDSARFYLALIAPEQDTDDFDVEKFAAWREQTFNEVLVKLAAQAERERVEGDSLKVTSADAAAIKLLVARWFEVTSVDHFSMKGLAVLLSDVINAARDRQLLGKRILPYMALIGAIGAPVFPDLAKQILRYCRFTENEVFHQLVYVSAVEYEI
- a CDS encoding cupin domain-containing protein, which produces MTGFQIFRPMAWDKLVHEYDLDGSRLLPWDGYPTPIGGGWCVVRPGTKSLSHTQIDQEFFIGIKGTAKLVVVDQTYPFTMGDIAAIPKHTDHYVLNDTDEDFHFYVVWWDRDSANRFLDEDAQQAVALNEFALQKATIHDVSDQRAS
- the gcvA gene encoding transcriptional regulator GcvA produces the protein MKFPPLYALLCFEATGRHASMKSAAGELFVTPAAISQQIAKLEKAVGVTLFIRNTKRLELTPEGKIYLRAIRPALGQISDATQRLMSDNGPNTITVSCTSGFAMQWLLPRLPDFQAICPGIEVLISTTNRLVDLLGDGVDFAVRHGLGRYPGLEVEMLINDRLQPVCAPSLLPESRFLSSPIDLKNYNLLHDEHREDWALWLRAVGIEDAEAAVHRGSVFVDSNGVIEAALAGMGIALVRRSLVREELASGRLVVPFRATIDTPIAYYLVYDETAILPKSSRQFRDWLVSQAIASQREFTTR
- a CDS encoding DMT family transporter, with the translated sequence MRPSDYVRLLLLAAIWGASFLFMRVAAPVLGALPTAFFRVSIAAIGLFVILAMFKTRHDFQGKLKATMVLGIINSGIPFLMYSMAALLLPAGYSAILNATTPLMGVLIGSMFFNDTLTPKKAAGVLVGLLGITLLTTTGPMTFTSTVVMGALACLVATTCYGVAGFLTRQWIADKGGLDAKLVAFGSQIGATLFLVPFFGISATVNPPVSWGDSTVWLSLLAVGFVCTACAYILYFRLIADIGPVRSLTVTFLIPPFGVLWGVMFLDEHLSAGHLYGGGLICLAVWFVLSKSTPKPLPESRDNPATT